From the Sphingomonas mesophila genome, one window contains:
- a CDS encoding aromatic ring-hydroxylating oxygenase subunit alpha, translated as MARTSSPDQDDLADTGLPAWVYHDADFFAAEHRAFLRASPQIVCHASDIAEPGQWHKLDYLGESIIVIRGDDGAIRAFHNVCRHRGSHIVDGEAGCARVLTCPYHAWSYDRQGALTGIPHRGDYPGLDPAALGLKPVALEQWHGFLFVRLKEGLPSVAEMMAPYESDIAPYRFEELRAIGRVTLRPRELNWKVIADNYSDHLHIPVGHPGLTRLFGKSYRIEAREWVDRMEGDLRDEPSANPSERAYQRLLPDAPHLPPFARRKWLYFKLFPCVAFDIYPDQVDFMQWLPTGPTTSVIREISYALPDDRREMRAARYLNWRINRRVNAEDTVLIARVQAGMASDSFTPGPLGRSEECLRSFNARLRRFIPEARLERPPPPGWSR; from the coding sequence ATGGCGCGCACCTCCTCGCCCGATCAGGACGATCTTGCCGACACCGGCCTGCCGGCCTGGGTCTATCACGATGCCGACTTCTTCGCCGCCGAGCACCGCGCATTCCTTCGCGCCAGCCCGCAGATCGTGTGCCACGCCAGCGACATCGCCGAGCCCGGCCAGTGGCACAAGCTCGACTATCTTGGCGAAAGTATCATCGTCATCCGCGGCGACGACGGCGCCATTCGCGCCTTCCACAACGTCTGCCGCCACCGCGGATCGCACATCGTCGACGGCGAGGCCGGCTGCGCGCGCGTGCTGACCTGCCCCTATCACGCCTGGAGCTACGACCGGCAGGGCGCGCTTACCGGCATCCCCCATCGCGGCGACTATCCCGGCCTTGATCCCGCCGCGCTCGGCCTCAAGCCGGTCGCGCTCGAGCAGTGGCACGGCTTCCTGTTCGTCCGGCTCAAGGAGGGGCTGCCGAGCGTCGCCGAAATGATGGCGCCATATGAGTCCGACATCGCGCCCTATCGTTTCGAGGAGCTGCGCGCGATCGGCCGGGTCACGCTTCGCCCGCGCGAGCTCAACTGGAAGGTGATCGCCGACAATTACAGCGACCATCTCCACATCCCGGTTGGTCATCCCGGCCTAACCCGCCTGTTCGGCAAGAGCTACCGGATCGAAGCGCGCGAGTGGGTCGACCGGATGGAGGGCGATCTGCGCGACGAGCCCTCGGCCAACCCCAGCGAGCGCGCCTACCAGCGCTTGCTTCCCGACGCGCCGCATCTGCCTCCGTTCGCGCGGCGCAAATGGCTTTATTTCAAGCTGTTTCCGTGCGTCGCGTTCGACATCTATCCGGACCAGGTCGACTTCATGCAGTGGCTCCCGACCGGCCCGACGACCAGCGTCATCCGCGAGATCAGCTATGCGCTCCCGGATGACCGCCGCGAAATGCGCGCCGCGCGCTACCTCAACTGGCGGATCAACCGGCGGGTCAATGCGGAGGACACGGTGCTGATCGCCCGGGTCCAGGCCGGCATGGCGAGCGACAGCTTCACGCCGGGGCCGCTCGGGCGCAGCGAAGAGTGCCTGCGCAGCTTCAACGCCAGGCTCCGCCGCTTCATTCCCGAGGCGCGGCTGGAGCGCCCGCCGCCGCCGGGCTGGAGCCGCTAG